A segment of the Mangrovimonas sp. YM274 genome:
ATGCTCAACAAAAGCGGTGAAGCTTGTGGTTTTTGCGGAAAGACCCCAGACCAATTTGATAACTGCAACGAACCTCAACACTCCTAATTTTTAATGCTTATACTTGATGTCCTGCTCTACACTTTTATTGTAGTTATCATTGTTCAAGCGTTTTACTATTTAGGAATTTTTCAAAAGTTTTCATTTTCCAAAACGTCCCCAGCTTCCAACAAAAATTTCCCGGTATCGGTTATCATTTGTGCTAAAAACGAAGCGCAAAATCTGCGGACGTTTCTACCATCCATACTACAACAGGATTATCCCAATTTTGAGGTCATCCTTATCAATGACAGCTCCAGTGATGACACCCTGGAGGTAATGGAAGCGTTTAAAGCTGGTAATGACTTCATTAAAATTGTAGATGTAAAAAACGTTGAAGCCTTTTGGGGCAACAAAAAATATGCCCTTACTTTAGGAATCAAAGCGGCAAAAAATAAACATCTGTTATTCACTGATGCCGATTGCACACCTGTATCGAAGCAATGGATTACAGAAATGTGCAGTCAATTTTCAGACACTAAAAGCATTGTGATTGGTTACGGAGGCTATCAAAAAATTAAAGGCTCATTCCTGAACAAAGTAATTCGCTACGAAACACTTTTAACTGCAACGCAATACCTCTCCTATGCTAAAATAGGGGTTCCATACATGGCCGTTGGCCGTAATTTAGCATATCATAGCGACACTTTTTATGAGGCAAGAGGTTTTATGAGCCATATAGACCTTAACTCTGGTGATGACGATTTGTTTGTTAATGAAAGTGCAACCTCCAAAAATACGGCTGTCTGTACAAGTGCCAACAGCTTTACGTTATCAAAACCAAAAACCACATTTAGCAGCTGGATTTTGCAAAAACGCAGACATGTAAGTACGGCATATCGCTATAAAACGAAACACAAAATAGCTTTAGGCCTATTTTATATCTCACAAATCCTTTTTTGGATATTAGCCACTCTTTTACTGGCTTTACAATACCAATGGATGTTGGTTGCTGGCTTGGTTACCCTTAGATTTATAATTATCTACACAATTTTGGGGCTATCTGCCAAAAAGTTAAATGAAACCGATCTTTTAATTCTACTCCCCTTTTTGGAGTTATTTTTAATTGTGTCGCAATTCTTTATATTTATAAAAAATCTAATCGCAAAACCTCATCATTGGAAATAAAAGAAGCCATTGAGAAAG
Coding sequences within it:
- a CDS encoding glycosyltransferase, translating into MLILDVLLYTFIVVIIVQAFYYLGIFQKFSFSKTSPASNKNFPVSVIICAKNEAQNLRTFLPSILQQDYPNFEVILINDSSSDDTLEVMEAFKAGNDFIKIVDVKNVEAFWGNKKYALTLGIKAAKNKHLLFTDADCTPVSKQWITEMCSQFSDTKSIVIGYGGYQKIKGSFLNKVIRYETLLTATQYLSYAKIGVPYMAVGRNLAYHSDTFYEARGFMSHIDLNSGDDDLFVNESATSKNTAVCTSANSFTLSKPKTTFSSWILQKRRHVSTAYRYKTKHKIALGLFYISQILFWILATLLLALQYQWMLVAGLVTLRFIIIYTILGLSAKKLNETDLLILLPFLELFLIVSQFFIFIKNLIAKPHHWK